From the genome of Hymenobacter sp. PAMC 26628, one region includes:
- a CDS encoding c-type cytochrome, whose amino-acid sequence MKKIALLLSSCALLVACESAPKTSETAATEPAAGSGAPTAVPATGDAPGAPGADLASAMPGAKLIAASDCTGCHKEHDKVVGPAYAAIAEKYKPTEANIAMLANKIITGGKGNWGEIPMTAHPGLPVADAREMTKYILSIK is encoded by the coding sequence ATGAAAAAAATTGCCCTGCTGCTCAGCAGCTGCGCCCTGCTAGTCGCTTGCGAATCAGCGCCCAAAACCAGCGAAACTGCTGCCACTGAGCCAGCCGCCGGTAGCGGGGCCCCCACCGCCGTGCCGGCCACCGGCGACGCGCCCGGGGCCCCCGGTGCTGACCTGGCCAGTGCTATGCCAGGTGCTAAATTAATTGCGGCCTCCGACTGTACTGGCTGCCACAAGGAGCACGACAAAGTAGTGGGGCCGGCCTACGCTGCCATTGCTGAAAAGTACAAGCCCACCGAGGCCAACATTGCCATGCTGGCGAACAAAATAATTACGGGCGGCAAAGGCAATTGGGGCGAAATCCCGATGACGGCGCACCCCGGCCTACCGGTGGCTGACGCGCGGGAAATGACCAAGTATATTTTGAGCATAAAATAA
- a CDS encoding sugar phosphate isomerase/epimerase family protein: MTTLQGPAIFLAQFIGDEAPFNSLEAICGWAAGLGYKGIQMPTLDARFIDLQKAAESKTYADEIKGIVNAAGLEITELSTHLQGQLVAVNPAYDKLFDGFAPEAYRNNPAARQQWAVQQVKYAAQASQNLGLKAHATFSGALLWPMVYPWPQRPAGLVDEGFTELARRWTPILDEFDRCGVDLCYEVHAGEDLHDGITYEMFLDKVHHHPRACLLYDPSHFVLQCLDYLEYIDIYHERIKMFHVKDAEFNPTGRQGVYGGYQSWLDRAGRFRSLGDGQVDFKAIFSKMAQYDFAGWAVLEWECALKNSEDGAREGAQFIRDHIIRVTDKAFDDFANTATDPEFNKTLLGL; the protein is encoded by the coding sequence ATGACTACCCTCCAGGGCCCCGCCATTTTCCTGGCCCAATTCATCGGCGACGAAGCCCCGTTCAACAGCCTGGAAGCCATCTGCGGCTGGGCCGCCGGCTTGGGCTACAAGGGCATCCAAATGCCCACGCTCGACGCACGCTTCATTGACTTGCAAAAGGCGGCCGAAAGCAAAACCTACGCCGACGAAATCAAGGGCATCGTGAACGCGGCGGGCCTGGAAATTACCGAGCTTTCTACGCACTTACAGGGCCAGTTGGTGGCCGTGAACCCGGCCTACGACAAGCTGTTCGACGGCTTCGCACCCGAAGCGTACCGCAATAACCCCGCCGCGCGGCAGCAGTGGGCTGTGCAGCAGGTGAAGTACGCCGCGCAGGCCTCGCAAAACCTGGGCCTCAAGGCGCACGCTACGTTCAGCGGGGCCCTGCTCTGGCCGATGGTATACCCCTGGCCTCAGCGCCCGGCCGGCTTGGTCGACGAAGGTTTCACTGAATTAGCCCGCCGCTGGACGCCCATTTTGGACGAGTTTGACCGCTGCGGCGTGGACCTGTGCTACGAGGTGCACGCCGGTGAGGACCTGCACGACGGCATCACCTACGAGATGTTCCTCGACAAAGTGCACCACCACCCGCGCGCTTGCCTGCTCTACGACCCCTCGCACTTCGTGCTGCAATGCCTCGATTACCTGGAGTACATCGACATCTACCACGAGCGGATTAAGATGTTCCACGTCAAGGACGCCGAGTTTAACCCAACCGGCCGCCAGGGCGTGTACGGCGGCTACCAGAGTTGGCTCGACCGGGCCGGCCGCTTTCGCTCGCTGGGCGACGGGCAGGTGGACTTTAAGGCCATTTTCAGCAAAATGGCCCAGTACGACTTCGCCGGCTGGGCCGTGCTGGAGTGGGAGTGCGCCCTCAAAAACTCGGAAGATGGGGCTCGTGAAGGGGCCCAATTCATCCGCGACCACATCATCCGGGTCACCGACAAGGCTTTTGACGACTTCGCCAATACCGCTACCGACCCGGAATTTAATAAAACCCTGTTAGGCCTGTAA
- a CDS encoding Gfo/Idh/MocA family protein, with the protein MKLRLGMIGGGQGAFIGAVHRIAASLDGLYELTAGAFSSDAAKSQATGVLLGLAPDRVYGSYEELITQEKQRPAAERVQVISIVTPNYLHFAPAKMALENGFDVVLDKPMTFSLAEAKQLQAVAEASGRLLCLTHTYTGYPMVKEARQLLAAGALGPIRKAYVEYPQGWLSSFEEGGANKQAAWRTDPARSGVAGAMGDIGTHAFNLLEYVTGLQVTRLCADINTVVPGRQLDDDGAVLLKLSNGASAVLTASQIAAGEENNVRIRVYGDKGGLEWQQVDANTLQVKWLDRPTEIRRTGTGYVGSFAQHNARVPAGHPEGYLEAFANLYRNFALSLRARDAGETAPPEVLDYPSIADGVRGMAFIENVIASGQSDKKWTEFTV; encoded by the coding sequence ATGAAATTACGATTAGGCATGATTGGCGGCGGGCAAGGGGCCTTCATTGGGGCCGTCCACCGCATCGCCGCTTCCCTCGACGGCTTATACGAGCTCACGGCCGGCGCTTTCAGCAGCGACGCGGCTAAATCGCAGGCCACCGGTGTGCTGCTGGGCCTGGCTCCCGACCGGGTGTACGGCTCGTACGAAGAGCTGATAACCCAGGAAAAGCAACGGCCCGCAGCCGAGCGCGTGCAGGTCATTTCCATCGTCACGCCCAACTACCTGCACTTCGCGCCGGCCAAAATGGCCTTGGAAAATGGCTTCGACGTCGTCCTCGACAAGCCGATGACGTTTTCGCTGGCCGAGGCCAAGCAGTTACAAGCCGTGGCCGAAGCCAGCGGCCGGCTGCTGTGCCTCACCCACACCTACACCGGCTACCCCATGGTAAAGGAGGCCCGGCAATTACTGGCCGCCGGCGCCCTGGGGCCCATCCGCAAAGCCTACGTAGAATACCCGCAAGGGTGGCTCAGCAGCTTTGAAGAGGGCGGCGCCAACAAACAAGCCGCTTGGCGCACCGACCCCGCCCGCAGCGGCGTGGCCGGGGCCATGGGCGACATCGGCACCCACGCCTTCAATCTGCTGGAATACGTGACGGGCCTGCAAGTGACGCGCCTGTGCGCCGACATCAATACGGTGGTGCCCGGCCGGCAGCTCGACGACGACGGCGCCGTACTGCTGAAGTTATCCAACGGCGCCAGCGCCGTGCTCACGGCCTCGCAAATTGCGGCTGGCGAGGAAAATAACGTCCGCATCCGCGTCTACGGTGATAAAGGGGGCCTGGAATGGCAGCAAGTAGACGCTAACACGCTGCAAGTGAAGTGGCTGGACCGGCCCACCGAAATCCGGCGCACCGGCACTGGCTACGTCGGCTCCTTTGCCCAGCACAATGCCCGCGTGCCGGCTGGCCACCCCGAAGGCTACCTGGAGGCCTTCGCCAACCTCTACCGCAACTTCGCCCTGAGCCTGCGAGCGCGTGACGCCGGCGAAACTGCCCCTCCCGAAGTCCTCGACTACCCGAGTATTGCCGACGGCGTACGCGGCATGGCATTCATTGAGAACGTCATTGCCTCGGGCCAGTCGGATAAAAAATGGACCGAATTCACCGTTTGA